In one Flexibacter flexilis DSM 6793 genomic region, the following are encoded:
- the trmD gene encoding tRNA (guanosine(37)-N1)-methyltransferase TrmD: protein MRIDIITCVPQLLASPFDHSIVKRAKDKGLASINVIDLRDYTTYAHGQLDDYAYGGGAGMVLMPEPIANCIMSLQSERKYDAIMYMTPDGEQFSQSIANRYSMVENIMILCGHYKGVDERIRQKFITHEISIGDYVLSGGELAAAVVADALVRLIPNVLSDETSALTDSFQDGLLAPPVYTRPEVYEGMSVPQVLLSGNHKAIEQWRNDQAIERTKTRRPDLYQKLLGS, encoded by the coding sequence GTGAGAATTGATATAATCACTTGTGTACCGCAATTGCTTGCCAGTCCTTTTGACCATTCGATCGTCAAGAGAGCAAAGGACAAAGGTTTGGCCAGCATCAATGTTATTGATTTGCGCGATTACACGACTTACGCACACGGACAACTCGACGATTATGCCTACGGTGGCGGTGCTGGAATGGTGCTTATGCCCGAACCCATAGCCAACTGCATTATGTCTTTGCAAAGTGAGCGTAAATACGATGCAATAATGTACATGACTCCTGACGGAGAACAATTTTCGCAGTCGATAGCCAACCGCTATTCGATGGTGGAAAATATCATGATTTTGTGCGGCCACTACAAAGGCGTGGACGAGCGAATCAGACAAAAATTTATTACGCACGAAATCAGCATAGGCGATTATGTGCTTTCGGGTGGTGAATTGGCCGCCGCAGTCGTTGCAGACGCGTTGGTCAGGCTTATTCCCAATGTCCTTTCGGACGAAACCTCTGCGCTAACCGATTCGTTTCAGGACGGTTTGTTAGCTCCGCCCGTTTATACGCGGCCAGAAGTTTATGAAGGAATGAGTGTTCCGCAGGTGCTTTTGTCGGGCAACCACAAGGCCATTGAGCAGTGGCGCAACGACCAAGCCATCGAGCGAACCAAAACACGCCGACCCGACTTATATCAAAAACTATTGGGCTCATAA
- the trmB gene encoding tRNA (guanosine(46)-N7)-methyltransferase TrmB, protein MSRQKLKRFADNDLAVNIIQEGKSEYQTIKSQWLTSFFKNTNPLVVELACGRGEYAVGLASVFTDKNFVGVDIKGNRIWAGSRQATDRQLQNVGFLRTRIQNLEQFFAPQEIDEIWITFPDPRPKGRDEKRRLTNPRFLAMYQRLISKEGWVHLKTDNVGLFEYTLETLAQMPVRELIVTHDLYASPYADEHKGIKTKFEQKYLALGQPIHYLRFKFADQPIQLAADFLPFDQVPEGEDGDDGQED, encoded by the coding sequence ATGTCTCGTCAGAAGTTAAAGCGATTTGCCGATAATGATTTGGCAGTCAATATTATACAAGAAGGTAAATCCGAATATCAAACCATCAAAAGTCAGTGGCTTACTTCTTTTTTCAAAAATACAAACCCGCTTGTCGTGGAGCTTGCCTGCGGTCGCGGGGAATATGCGGTAGGACTTGCCAGTGTTTTTACAGATAAAAATTTTGTGGGTGTGGACATCAAAGGCAACCGCATTTGGGCGGGTAGCCGCCAAGCCACCGACCGCCAATTGCAAAACGTCGGCTTTTTGCGCACACGCATTCAGAATTTAGAACAATTTTTTGCCCCACAAGAAATAGATGAGATTTGGATTACGTTTCCAGACCCGCGCCCCAAAGGCCGTGACGAAAAACGCCGCCTCACCAATCCACGCTTTTTGGCTATGTACCAACGACTTATCAGCAAAGAAGGTTGGGTACATCTGAAAACCGACAACGTAGGGCTTTTTGAATATACGCTCGAAACGCTCGCGCAAATGCCCGTACGCGAGCTGATCGTTACACACGATTTATACGCTTCGCCTTATGCCGACGAACACAAAGGCATTAAGACGAAGTTTGAACAAAAATATTTAGCCTTAGGCCAACCGATTCATTATCTGCGCTTTAAGTTCGCCGACCAGCCCATACAATTGGCTGCGGACTTTTTGCCTTTCGACCAAGTACCCGAAGGGGAAGACGGCGACGACGGGCAAGAAGATTAA
- a CDS encoding SIR2 family NAD-dependent protein deacylase yields MATNFVEILKTAAQKIKEAPAVLIGAGAGMSAAAGIDYTDEARFRQLFPVMHRRGFHNNYELMGFQGLSEAIMWGYHAMHVQHVAYDNQTAEVYQDLLALVRSKDYFVLTSNVDTMFAKNGFDPERIFTPQGNYKLMQCLRPCSQETYDTRPFLDKLLANLDPVTHEITDLTAIPRCPKCGGAMFMNVRGGHWFIEKPYQTQRQQFQQWVQAHLGSPLVLMDMGTGFNTPSVVRWPMEQITHHNPEAFLLRFNLDHPAVPAQIASRSLEIGMPIDAALREVVRNH; encoded by the coding sequence ATGGCCACAAACTTTGTAGAGATATTAAAAACAGCCGCCCAGAAAATAAAAGAAGCTCCCGCCGTGCTCATTGGCGCGGGTGCGGGCATGAGTGCCGCCGCAGGCATTGACTACACCGACGAGGCGCGATTCCGACAACTTTTTCCAGTAATGCACCGCCGAGGCTTTCACAACAACTATGAGTTGATGGGCTTTCAGGGACTTTCGGAGGCGATAATGTGGGGCTACCATGCCATGCACGTGCAACATGTGGCCTACGACAACCAAACGGCTGAGGTTTACCAAGATTTGTTGGCGTTGGTGCGCTCGAAGGATTATTTTGTGCTTACTTCCAATGTGGACACGATGTTTGCTAAAAATGGCTTTGACCCCGAACGGATTTTTACGCCACAAGGCAATTACAAACTTATGCAATGCCTGCGTCCGTGTTCGCAAGAAACCTACGATACGCGGCCTTTTTTAGATAAATTATTAGCAAATCTTGACCCCGTAACGCACGAAATCACGGATTTGACGGCTATTCCCCGATGTCCGAAATGTGGCGGTGCAATGTTTATGAACGTGCGCGGCGGCCATTGGTTTATCGAAAAACCATACCAAACCCAACGTCAGCAATTTCAGCAATGGGTACAGGCGCATTTGGGTAGTCCGTTGGTGCTGATGGACATGGGAACGGGTTTTAACACGCCAAGCGTAGTGCGTTGGCCAATGGAACAAATTACACATCATAATCCTGAGGCGTTTTTGTTGCGTTTTAACCTCGACCATCCCGCCGTACCTGCCCAAATCGCGAGCCGCAGTCTGGAAATCGGAATGCCCATAGACGCTGCCTTGCGGGAAGTGGTACGCAATCATTGA
- a CDS encoding tetratricopeptide repeat protein — translation MLRFFRTLLFLFSLISIQSKAQLVDYWHRNEAQPRMDSLLGIFQNKILYVDSAEALAEIRYLEKVTKPSLELHYLAKFMEGCYYGGGLQPNIPKSLPIFLKAVRDIKPYSNKWTPELASMYVFHLQAAASHYFMQEKGMEPQAQQLYIESDSIYKKIGYDNAFGSFQVLVNIGDFYLRMKEYPVALDYLQRAAKYMDKDPWNWYKINYYNDVGLCLSRLQKHEDAIHAFEKIEPLIVRPRDSVWVGLLNGNIGEEYYTLGRLEEAEKCLLIDYQYSIRYKEICSAVNTLRTLVEISKKLHRLDKEKKYLDWGLYWSKSCNNREYLYKLLQQHSAYLYEIKDYKKALEVRIVADSLADSLSLAAQRRNIGEKAQAYEEKQKEAALKILEQEKEYATLQRNFLLFAMLAILVLAVFVFRTMRLNAQRQQGLLALQQSQLEHERQEALLELHSFRQNINQKNKLIKHFQQELLSLKSIQQQEDYDAALQQLEEPSFVTQQDWVLFSKAFEKVHPSFLQNLQKKYPQVTPAETRLLVLTKLQYSGKEIASALGVSLDAVHKSRYRLRKKLDLPEEDNFTNLIEEASGLVQI, via the coding sequence ATGTTACGTTTTTTTAGAACACTGCTATTTTTATTTTCTCTCATTTCCATTCAATCAAAGGCGCAATTAGTTGATTATTGGCATAGAAATGAAGCTCAACCGCGCATGGATTCGTTGTTGGGGATTTTCCAAAACAAAATATTATATGTAGATTCTGCGGAGGCACTTGCCGAAATTCGATACCTTGAGAAAGTTACCAAGCCTTCTTTGGAGTTGCATTATTTGGCTAAATTTATGGAAGGTTGCTATTATGGCGGAGGCCTTCAACCGAATATCCCGAAATCGTTGCCTATTTTTTTGAAAGCCGTACGAGATATTAAGCCTTATTCGAATAAGTGGACTCCCGAACTGGCCAGTATGTATGTATTTCATTTACAGGCTGCTGCATCGCATTATTTTATGCAAGAAAAAGGCATGGAACCGCAAGCGCAGCAGTTGTACATAGAATCGGATTCTATTTATAAAAAAATTGGCTACGATAATGCCTTTGGTTCGTTTCAGGTACTGGTCAATATTGGCGACTTTTATTTGAGAATGAAAGAGTATCCTGTGGCGTTGGATTATTTGCAACGTGCGGCCAAATACATGGATAAAGACCCGTGGAATTGGTATAAAATCAATTATTATAATGATGTGGGATTGTGTTTGAGTAGGCTTCAAAAACATGAAGATGCGATTCATGCTTTTGAAAAAATAGAACCACTTATCGTCAGGCCTCGCGATAGTGTATGGGTAGGCTTACTCAATGGCAATATTGGGGAGGAATATTATACCTTAGGGCGATTGGAGGAGGCTGAAAAATGTTTGTTGATTGATTATCAGTATTCTATCCGCTATAAAGAGATATGCAGTGCCGTAAATACGCTCAGAACCTTAGTTGAAATTAGCAAGAAACTTCATCGTTTGGATAAAGAAAAAAAATACTTGGATTGGGGCTTATATTGGAGCAAGTCATGCAATAATAGAGAGTATTTATACAAGCTTTTACAACAACATTCGGCATATCTGTACGAGATAAAAGACTATAAAAAGGCGTTGGAGGTTCGTATTGTGGCCGACAGTCTTGCCGATAGCTTGTCTTTGGCTGCCCAGCGGCGAAATATCGGGGAAAAGGCGCAGGCTTATGAGGAGAAACAAAAGGAAGCGGCACTCAAAATATTGGAGCAAGAAAAAGAATACGCCACACTACAACGTAATTTTCTGCTTTTTGCGATGTTGGCTATATTGGTGTTGGCTGTTTTTGTGTTTCGGACGATGCGCCTTAACGCCCAACGCCAGCAGGGTTTGCTGGCACTCCAACAATCGCAGCTGGAACACGAAAGGCAAGAGGCATTATTAGAATTGCATTCGTTCAGACAAAACATCAATCAGAAGAATAAACTTATCAAGCATTTTCAACAAGAACTCCTCTCGCTTAAGTCCATTCAGCAGCAAGAAGATTATGATGCTGCATTACAACAGCTAGAAGAACCATCTTTCGTAACACAACAAGATTGGGTATTGTTTAGCAAAGCATTTGAAAAAGTGCATCCGTCGTTTCTTCAAAATTTACAAAAAAAATACCCACAGGTTACGCCTGCCGAAACCCGTTTGTTGGTACTGACCAAGCTACAATATAGTGGAAAAGAAATTGCATCAGCCTTGGGCGTTTCGCTGGATGCTGTACATAAAAGTAGGTATCGCTTGCGTAAAAAGCTTGATTTGCCAGAAGAGGATAATTTTACAAATTTGATAGAAGAAGCCTCTGGTTTAGTGCAAATTTGA
- a CDS encoding NUDIX hydrolase has product MEQSVYDLLMSKSEKHRLEFLPHISIDCVVFGFHEASLKVLLLKMKGEDTWSLPGGYVGKQEDLEEAANRILEERTGATNIYLQQFKVFSDPNRSQHFFAEMPDALWHKQRFVSVGFYALIPYLSVTPVSDEASDVCLWCDIHDMPALMMDHQQIFEGALLSLRRELTYKPIGYNLLPEEFTLPELQKLYEIILGRKLNRGNFYRKIMAYDVLDKLEGARRGGAHKAPYLYKFNQEKYKAALHNGFKDNW; this is encoded by the coding sequence ATGGAACAAAGCGTTTATGATTTATTGATGAGCAAGTCTGAAAAACACAGACTTGAATTTTTGCCTCATATTTCTATTGATTGTGTGGTTTTTGGGTTTCATGAGGCCTCACTGAAAGTATTGTTATTAAAAATGAAAGGCGAAGACACATGGTCGTTGCCAGGCGGCTACGTGGGCAAGCAGGAAGATTTGGAAGAGGCCGCCAATCGGATTTTGGAAGAGCGAACAGGCGCAACAAATATTTATTTACAGCAATTTAAAGTTTTTTCTGACCCCAACCGTAGCCAACACTTTTTTGCAGAGATGCCCGATGCGCTGTGGCACAAGCAGCGTTTTGTTTCGGTGGGATTTTATGCCCTGATTCCTTATCTGTCGGTTACGCCTGTTTCCGATGAGGCCTCGGACGTGTGCCTGTGGTGCGACATTCACGATATGCCCGCGTTGATGATGGACCACCAACAGATTTTTGAAGGGGCATTGCTGTCGTTGCGTCGCGAACTTACCTACAAACCAATTGGTTACAATCTTTTGCCAGAAGAATTTACCTTGCCTGAGCTACAAAAATTGTACGAAATTATTTTGGGGCGAAAACTCAATCGAGGCAATTTTTATCGGAAAATAATGGCTTACGACGTGCTCGACAAGCTCGAAGGGGCGCGTAGAGGTGGCGCACACAAAGCCCCGTATCTGTACAAATTTAATCAAGAAAAATATAAAGCAGCTCTGCACAACGGCTTCAAAGACAATTGGTAG
- a CDS encoding protein-ADP-ribose hydrolase, which produces MTETEILDQLLLYFETKTPQTAFRNLEKRERLKAYLTVWYPSEPLPAAVMELADRLFAQEAARLLVTEAATLPRLSAQMQGTAYPSAGKCSLWKGDITTLRADAIVNAANEQMLGCFTVFHKCIDNAIHSVAGPRLREACYGLMSAQGHPEPTGSAKITKGFSLPASYVLHTVGPIVRSGLPTATQQAQLADCYTQCLDLAAQNDQIRSVAFCCISTGVFGYPAHLAVTVALQAVHHWLASHPDSQVQHVVFNVFSEADYHIYQKAIEQWPQTL; this is translated from the coding sequence ATGACAGAAACAGAAATATTAGACCAATTGCTTTTGTATTTTGAAACCAAAACGCCACAAACAGCTTTTCGGAATTTGGAGAAAAGAGAGCGATTGAAGGCGTACCTGACGGTTTGGTATCCGTCCGAGCCATTGCCCGCCGCTGTGATGGAACTGGCAGATAGGCTTTTTGCGCAAGAAGCCGCCCGTTTGTTGGTAACGGAAGCGGCCACTTTACCGCGACTCTCGGCACAAATGCAGGGCACGGCGTATCCGTCGGCGGGCAAATGTTCGCTTTGGAAAGGCGATATTACTACGCTACGCGCCGATGCCATCGTCAATGCGGCCAACGAACAAATGTTGGGTTGTTTTACGGTTTTTCATAAATGTATAGACAATGCCATTCATTCGGTGGCGGGGCCTCGTTTGCGTGAGGCGTGTTATGGGCTAATGTCTGCGCAGGGACACCCCGAACCGACGGGCAGTGCCAAGATTACGAAAGGTTTTAGTTTGCCTGCAAGCTATGTTTTGCATACGGTTGGCCCGATAGTTCGTAGCGGCTTGCCTACGGCCACGCAGCAGGCACAATTAGCCGACTGCTACACACAATGTTTGGATTTGGCGGCGCAAAATGACCAAATTCGGAGCGTGGCTTTTTGCTGCATCTCGACGGGTGTGTTTGGTTATCCTGCTCATTTGGCCGTAACGGTTGCTTTGCAAGCTGTGCATCATTGGCTTGCCAGTCATCCCGATTCGCAAGTGCAACACGTTGTGTTTAATGTATTTAGCGAGGCAGATTATCATATTTATCAAAAAGCAATAGAACAATGGCCACAAACTTTGTAG
- a CDS encoding winged helix-turn-helix transcriptional regulator, with the protein MTAIKETSTIQQNKKTAQEMCPVTFTMEKIGSYWKPIIIYHLSEDCKRYSELKKSIPAITEKVLIQHLKQLEADGLIIREAKAVVPPFVTYRLSEAGQRLLPVIHAMANWATAYM; encoded by the coding sequence ATGACAGCCATTAAAGAAACATCGACCATTCAGCAAAACAAAAAGACAGCGCAAGAAATGTGTCCTGTTACGTTCACGATGGAAAAAATCGGGAGCTATTGGAAACCCATCATTATTTATCATTTGTCGGAAGATTGCAAGCGGTACAGCGAGCTGAAAAAATCTATTCCCGCCATTACGGAAAAAGTGCTCATTCAGCATCTCAAGCAGTTGGAAGCCGACGGACTCATCATCCGAGAAGCCAAAGCCGTAGTGCCACCTTTTGTTACTTATCGACTCAGCGAGGCAGGTCAGCGACTTTTGCCCGTGATTCATGCGATGGCCAACTGGGCAACCGCTTATATGTAA
- a CDS encoding NmrA family NAD(P)-binding protein — protein sequence MKIVVTGSLGNIGQHLVKNLLASGNNVTVISSNKDRQAAIEQLGVKAAVGSITDTAFLAQVFAGADAVFAMTPPNMGGQNIIANTTNAGKSYAQAIEKAGVKRVVMLSSVGAEHDGGTGPITGLHHIEQLYSELSGVAVTFLRAGYFYTNFYNDIPVIKNAGIIGSNFPASTQLPLVHPSDIAVAAAEELQKPAATGHQVRYIVSDYVSAAQVASALGEAIGKPALPWVEFTDEQAIQGMTGAGVPSEIAGLYTEMGAAIRAGKLQADFEATGAVQNGVQKLTDFAKEFAANF from the coding sequence ATGAAAATTGTAGTTACAGGGTCTTTAGGAAATATTGGCCAACATTTAGTAAAGAATTTGCTTGCAAGCGGAAACAATGTTACGGTTATTAGCAGCAACAAGGACAGACAAGCCGCCATCGAACAATTAGGCGTAAAGGCGGCGGTTGGTTCGATTACGGACACGGCATTTTTGGCGCAAGTATTTGCGGGAGCAGATGCCGTATTTGCCATGACACCCCCGAACATGGGCGGCCAAAACATTATTGCCAACACCACCAATGCGGGCAAATCCTATGCCCAAGCCATTGAGAAAGCAGGCGTAAAACGCGTGGTAATGCTCAGCAGTGTAGGAGCGGAGCACGACGGCGGTACGGGACCAATCACGGGTTTGCATCATATCGAACAGTTGTACAGCGAGTTGTCGGGCGTTGCCGTTACGTTTTTGCGTGCGGGATATTTCTACACCAATTTTTACAACGATATTCCAGTAATTAAAAATGCAGGAATTATTGGTTCTAATTTCCCAGCCAGCACCCAATTGCCGTTGGTGCATCCTTCGGATATTGCGGTGGCGGCTGCCGAAGAGTTGCAAAAACCAGCAGCTACAGGCCACCAAGTGCGCTATATTGTGAGCGACTATGTGAGTGCGGCGCAAGTGGCCAGCGCATTGGGCGAAGCCATCGGAAAACCTGCACTTCCTTGGGTCGAATTTACGGACGAACAAGCCATACAAGGCATGACGGGCGCGGGTGTGCCTTCCGAAATTGCAGGACTTTATACGGAAATGGGCGCAGCGATTCGTGCGGGTAAACTGCAAGCAGATTTTGAGGCGACAGGCGCGGTACAAAACGGCGTGCAGAAACTCACGGATTTTGCAAAAGAGTTTGCCGCTAATTTTTAA
- a CDS encoding 30S ribosomal protein S16, producing the protein MAVKIRLARRGRKKLAIFDVVVADARAPRDGRFIEKIGIYNPNTNPASIELNEEKAFQWVMNGAQPSDTVRAMLSYKGVLLRRHLQIGVIKGAVTQEQADAKFAEWKAKKENKIAGKVDNLAQSKADAQKARLAAEAKVREARAEALRAKAEAAAAAAAAPAEEAPASDEAAAAE; encoded by the coding sequence ATGGCAGTAAAAATCAGATTAGCTCGCAGAGGCCGTAAAAAATTGGCTATATTCGATGTAGTAGTTGCTGACGCTCGCGCTCCACGCGATGGTCGTTTCATCGAGAAAATTGGTATCTACAACCCAAATACCAACCCTGCATCTATCGAGCTTAACGAAGAAAAAGCCTTCCAATGGGTAATGAATGGTGCACAACCTTCTGACACTGTACGTGCTATGTTGTCATACAAAGGCGTATTGTTGCGTCGCCACCTTCAAATTGGTGTAATTAAAGGTGCTGTAACTCAAGAACAAGCTGACGCGAAATTCGCTGAGTGGAAAGCTAAGAAAGAAAACAAAATCGCTGGCAAAGTGGACAACTTGGCTCAAAGCAAAGCAGACGCGCAAAAAGCTCGTTTGGCTGCTGAAGCTAAAGTTCGTGAAGCTCGTGCTGAAGCGTTGCGTGCAAAAGCGGAAGCTGCTGCCGCCGCAGCCGCTGCTCCTGCCGAAGAAGCTCCTGCTTCTGACGAGGCTGCTGCTGCCGAATAA
- the rplS gene encoding 50S ribosomal protein L19 → MSELIKIVERAFNTDRRAELPAFKAGDTINVHVKISEGNKERIQQFQGVVIQRKNPNTNGETFTVRKVSNGIGVERIFPIISPAIDKIEIVRRGAVRRARLYYLRGLSGKAARIKEKR, encoded by the coding sequence ATGAGCGAGTTAATCAAAATCGTAGAAAGAGCGTTCAACACAGACCGTCGTGCTGAATTGCCTGCATTTAAGGCTGGTGATACTATCAATGTTCACGTAAAAATCAGCGAAGGTAACAAGGAGCGTATCCAACAGTTCCAAGGTGTTGTAATCCAACGCAAAAACCCTAACACTAACGGCGAAACTTTCACAGTTCGTAAAGTGTCTAACGGTATTGGCGTGGAGCGTATCTTCCCAATCATTTCACCTGCTATCGACAAAATCGAAATCGTACGTCGTGGTGCAGTACGTCGCGCACGTTTGTACTACCTACGCGGCTTGTCTGGCAAAGCAGCTCGTATCAAAGAAAAAAGATAA
- the ppk1 gene encoding polyphosphate kinase 1: MSTQLHPNKASEQILQSDYVSRDLSWFQFNYRVLDQSTNEQRSVFERLKFLAITASNFDEFAMIRIGSLYNYLDYGKERVDYSGLREKPFKTALFNEAQNFFAAQTEQFKKLMPEFITHDFEILGIDQLTDAEKERTAQYFKKTVYPMLTPMLVDIYHTFPVVMNKALTFGVVTQNLADTKHPKRLSFVQIPQNLPRFFEIQRADTLVFVPIEEIVRWRIFKLYKNIEILSVNLFRVTRNGDISIEESDDIEADFVDEVRRKLSTRRTGRVVRVEVEDNYSSYMMKILKQRWEIDYDNIFVTNSLMDFTGLWQIVNHPEFKEKTPVSHASVLPLSAAGNKHFDEELFDILKQRDILMHHPYNSMEPVVSLIEQAADDPKVLSIKMTIYRLAKNSRITNALLKAVENGKHVAVLFEVKARFDEENNIREAKKLQKAGCFVIYGVSSYKTHTKMMLIVRKEDERITRYVHLSSGNYNESTAKLYTDIGLLTTNEVYANDVSEFFNAITGHSVPDEYKYLITAPRDMRNQLIELIRQEAENARNGLPSGIVIKVNSLEDKATIDELYKASQAGVTIKLIVRGICCLRPHRKGLSDNITVRSIVGDLLEHTRIYYFHNGGNPKVYGGSADMMNRSFDRRLESLFLIVDEKLKQEAINILAYNVKDNVNSHLMHEDGTYHKRALHGHEKPFNIHQEFYDVTEDVVMNAKLF; this comes from the coding sequence ATGAGTACCCAATTACACCCTAATAAGGCTTCAGAACAAATACTCCAAAGCGATTATGTGAGCCGCGATTTGAGTTGGTTTCAGTTCAATTACCGTGTGCTGGATCAGTCCACCAACGAGCAAAGATCGGTTTTTGAACGGCTAAAATTTTTGGCGATTACCGCGTCCAATTTTGATGAATTTGCCATGATTCGCATCGGCAGTTTGTACAATTATCTGGACTACGGCAAAGAGCGTGTAGATTATTCGGGGCTGCGCGAAAAGCCCTTCAAAACGGCTTTGTTCAATGAAGCGCAGAATTTTTTTGCGGCTCAAACCGAGCAATTTAAAAAGCTAATGCCCGAATTTATTACCCACGACTTTGAGATTTTGGGCATAGACCAACTCACCGACGCGGAAAAAGAACGCACGGCGCAATATTTCAAAAAGACGGTGTATCCGATGCTTACGCCGATGCTCGTGGACATTTATCACACATTTCCAGTGGTAATGAACAAAGCATTGACTTTCGGGGTGGTTACGCAAAATTTGGCTGATACCAAGCACCCCAAACGCTTATCTTTCGTACAGATTCCGCAAAATTTGCCACGATTTTTTGAGATACAACGTGCTGATACACTGGTTTTTGTACCGATAGAAGAAATTGTGCGCTGGCGCATTTTTAAGCTCTACAAAAACATTGAGATTTTGTCGGTGAATCTGTTTCGCGTAACGCGCAACGGCGATATTTCCATCGAAGAAAGCGACGACATCGAAGCCGACTTCGTCGACGAGGTGCGTCGCAAACTCTCGACGCGCCGCACGGGTAGGGTAGTGCGTGTGGAAGTCGAAGACAATTATTCTTCGTACATGATGAAGATTTTGAAGCAACGCTGGGAAATTGACTACGATAACATCTTTGTTACCAATAGTTTGATGGATTTTACGGGGCTTTGGCAAATTGTAAACCACCCCGAATTTAAGGAAAAAACACCAGTTTCGCACGCGTCCGTATTGCCGTTGAGTGCGGCAGGCAACAAGCATTTTGATGAAGAATTGTTTGACATTCTCAAGCAACGCGACATTCTGATGCACCACCCGTACAATAGTATGGAACCTGTGGTAAGCCTGATAGAACAAGCCGCCGACGATCCTAAAGTCTTGTCTATCAAGATGACTATTTACCGTTTGGCCAAAAATTCACGCATTACCAACGCACTGCTCAAAGCCGTAGAAAATGGCAAGCACGTAGCCGTTTTGTTTGAAGTAAAGGCGCGTTTTGATGAAGAAAACAATATTCGCGAAGCCAAAAAGCTACAAAAAGCAGGCTGTTTTGTGATTTATGGCGTGAGCAGCTACAAGACGCATACCAAAATGATGTTGATTGTGCGCAAAGAAGACGAACGCATTACGCGTTATGTACATTTGTCGAGTGGCAACTACAACGAAAGCACGGCCAAACTTTACACGGATATTGGTTTGCTTACCACCAACGAGGTTTACGCCAACGACGTTTCGGAGTTTTTCAATGCCATTACAGGCCATTCCGTGCCCGACGAATACAAGTATTTGATTACGGCACCGCGCGACATGCGCAACCAACTCATTGAGCTAATCCGACAAGAAGCCGAAAATGCTCGAAACGGTTTGCCGAGTGGCATTGTGATTAAAGTAAATTCTTTGGAAGATAAAGCCACTATCGACGAACTTTATAAGGCTTCTCAGGCTGGCGTAACGATTAAGTTGATTGTACGCGGTATTTGCTGTTTGCGTCCGCACCGCAAAGGCTTGAGCGACAACATTACGGTACGTTCGATTGTGGGCGATTTGTTGGAACACACACGTATTTATTATTTCCACAATGGCGGCAATCCGAAAGTGTATGGCGGTAGTGCCGACATGATGAACCGCAGTTTTGACCGCCGTCTGGAATCGCTTTTCTTGATTGTGGACGAAAAACTCAAGCAAGAGGCCATTAATATTTTGGCTTACAACGTAAAAGACAACGTGAACAGCCACCTCATGCACGAAGATGGCACGTACCACAAACGCGCACTACACGGCCACGAAAAACCGTTTAACATTCATCAAGAATTTTATGATGTAACGGAAGACGTAGTAATGAATGCTAAGTTGTTCTAA
- the rimM gene encoding ribosome maturation factor RimM (Essential for efficient processing of 16S rRNA), translating into MTKDDCFLLGYVEKTHGIHGEIVMVFDVDFPEDYEDLESIFLEVKGRLVPYFIESLRLRGNKAIVQLEDVNTVEKAALLKSCELYLPEEALEPLDEDQFYFHEIIGYQVIDKLKGVLGKVTAVYELPQQHLLAMDYQDVEVLIPLTDAIVLAVDKENAQVQTQLPDGLLEIYLEEKPNREN; encoded by the coding sequence ATGACCAAAGACGATTGTTTTTTGCTCGGCTACGTTGAGAAAACACACGGTATTCACGGCGAAATTGTCATGGTATTCGATGTGGATTTCCCCGAAGATTACGAGGATTTAGAATCGATATTTTTGGAAGTAAAAGGCCGTTTGGTTCCTTACTTCATTGAGTCGTTGAGGCTGCGCGGCAACAAAGCCATTGTGCAACTGGAAGATGTCAATACCGTAGAAAAAGCCGCGCTGCTGAAAAGCTGCGAACTTTATTTGCCCGAAGAAGCATTAGAGCCTTTGGACGAAGACCAGTTTTATTTTCACGAAATAATTGGTTATCAGGTAATTGACAAACTAAAAGGTGTACTGGGAAAAGTTACTGCCGTCTATGAACTTCCGCAACAACATTTGTTGGCGATGGATTATCAGGACGTGGAAGTACTCATTCCGCTTACAGACGCAATCGTGTTGGCAGTGGACAAAGAAAACGCACAGGTGCAAACCCAATTGCCCGACGGACTACTGGAAATTTACTTAGAAGAAAAACCAAACCGTGAGAATTGA